In Jeotgalibaca arthritidis, a single genomic region encodes these proteins:
- the guaA gene encoding glutamine-hydrolyzing GMP synthase: protein MTTDLSSMEKIIVLDFGSQYNQLLTRRIREFGVFSELLSHRTTAEDIKKMDHVKGIVFSGGPNSVYEEGSFTVDPAIYDLGIPVLGVCYGMQLMTAQFGGTVEAAGQREYGQSAIEILDVESGIFKGLDRSETVLMSHGDLIKDVPVGFKVTATNAQCPVAAFANEEKNLYGVQFHPEVRASEHGNDMLRSFAFDICGCKADWSIANFIDVEIEKIRETVGDKKVLLGLSGGVDSSVVGVLLQKAIGDQLTCIFVDHGLLRKGEADQVMESLSGKFGLNIILVDAKERFLSKLAGVSDPEQKRKIIGNEFIYVFDDEATKLNGIEFLAQGTLYTDVIESGTETAQTIKSHHNVGGLPEDMQFKLIEPLNTLFKDEVRELGTELGMPDSIVWRQPFPGPGLGIRVLGEITEEKLEIVRESDAILREEIANAGLERDVWQYFTVLPGIRSVGVMGDGRTYDYTVGIRAVTSIDGMTSEWARIPYEVLETISKRIVNEVAHVNRIVYDITSKPPATIEWE, encoded by the coding sequence ATGACTACAGATTTATCATCAATGGAAAAAATTATCGTTTTGGATTTTGGGAGTCAATATAACCAATTATTGACTCGTCGAATTCGTGAATTCGGTGTGTTCTCAGAATTACTATCACACCGCACAACAGCAGAAGATATTAAGAAAATGGATCACGTAAAAGGGATTGTATTTTCAGGTGGACCAAATAGCGTGTATGAAGAAGGTTCATTTACAGTGGATCCAGCCATTTATGATTTAGGGATTCCCGTCTTAGGCGTTTGCTACGGCATGCAATTAATGACTGCACAATTCGGAGGAACAGTAGAAGCTGCTGGGCAACGCGAGTATGGCCAATCAGCAATTGAAATTTTAGATGTGGAAAGTGGTATTTTTAAAGGATTAGACCGCTCTGAAACGGTATTAATGAGCCATGGTGACCTAATTAAAGATGTTCCAGTAGGCTTTAAAGTAACAGCAACAAACGCACAATGCCCAGTTGCCGCATTTGCAAACGAAGAAAAAAACCTATACGGTGTTCAATTCCATCCAGAAGTACGTGCTTCTGAACATGGTAATGATATGTTACGCAGCTTTGCCTTCGACATCTGTGGCTGTAAAGCTGACTGGTCAATCGCAAACTTCATTGACGTTGAAATTGAAAAAATCCGTGAAACAGTAGGGGACAAAAAAGTCTTGCTAGGCCTTTCAGGTGGTGTTGACTCATCAGTAGTCGGTGTGTTACTTCAAAAAGCAATCGGTGACCAATTAACATGTATCTTTGTTGACCATGGTTTACTACGTAAAGGCGAAGCAGACCAAGTAATGGAAAGCCTATCTGGTAAATTCGGCTTGAACATTATTTTAGTGGATGCTAAAGAACGCTTCTTGTCTAAACTAGCTGGCGTTAGCGATCCAGAACAAAAACGTAAAATTATTGGTAACGAATTTATCTACGTATTCGATGACGAAGCAACTAAATTGAACGGGATTGAATTCCTAGCACAAGGCACACTTTACACAGACGTTATTGAAAGTGGAACAGAAACTGCTCAAACAATCAAATCTCACCACAACGTTGGTGGACTACCAGAAGATATGCAATTCAAACTAATCGAACCATTGAATACCTTATTCAAAGATGAAGTTCGTGAATTAGGAACAGAATTAGGTATGCCTGATAGCATTGTTTGGCGCCAACCATTCCCAGGACCAGGACTAGGTATCCGCGTACTAGGTGAAATTACAGAAGAAAAACTTGAAATCGTTCGTGAGTCAGACGCAATTCTTCGTGAAGAAATTGCAAATGCTGGTTTAGAACGCGATGTCTGGCAATACTTTACAGTTTTACCAGGTATTAGAAGTGTTGGTGTTATGGGAGACGGCCGTACTTATGATTATACAGTTGGTATCCGTGCCGTAACATCTATCGATGGTATGACATCAGAGTGGGCACGTATTCCTTACGAAGTCCTTGAAACTATTTCAAAACGAATCGTTAATGAAGTTGCACACGTTAACCGTATCGTGTATGACATTACGAGCAAGCCACCAGCGACGATCGAGTGGGAATAA
- the coaA gene encoding type I pantothenate kinase translates to MYTTSNYYQIDRSKWKTFHEESIPLISEQKIESLTSLNDKLSVEDVRDIYVPLVEMIDLYQKNYRKLRKMKSNFLGYPYEPAPLMIGITGSVAVGKSTTARVLQNLLQKFYPDKNIAMMTTDGFLYPNAHLIENGILGRKGFPESYDMERLIEFLLDVKTGKRHVKSPVYSHHIYDIVPNEFDVVDRPDILIVEGINVLQLPSNQQIYVSDFFDFSIYVDADIENVEKWYLERFEMLMDRAKDHPDNYYYNYAIGDRQDAINMAKAVWRSVNLKNLEEYIAPTMTRADLIIHKSDNHFIDYLQIKKY, encoded by the coding sequence ATGTATACGACTAGCAACTACTATCAAATCGATAGGAGCAAATGGAAAACCTTCCACGAAGAGTCCATTCCACTAATATCTGAACAAAAAATAGAAAGTCTGACATCCTTAAACGATAAGCTTTCTGTAGAAGATGTTCGTGATATTTATGTCCCTCTCGTTGAGATGATCGATCTTTATCAAAAAAATTATCGAAAACTAAGGAAAATGAAAAGTAATTTTTTAGGTTACCCTTATGAACCAGCACCACTGATGATAGGGATAACCGGAAGTGTGGCAGTTGGGAAAAGTACAACAGCGCGTGTTCTCCAAAACTTATTGCAAAAATTCTATCCAGATAAAAATATCGCAATGATGACAACCGATGGCTTTTTATATCCAAATGCTCATTTAATCGAAAATGGCATCCTTGGCAGAAAAGGATTCCCTGAAAGCTATGATATGGAGCGTCTGATTGAATTCCTATTAGATGTGAAAACTGGTAAGCGCCATGTGAAGTCACCTGTTTATTCGCATCATATTTATGATATTGTGCCGAATGAGTTTGATGTTGTCGATCGTCCTGATATACTGATAGTTGAAGGGATTAATGTGTTACAATTACCATCCAACCAGCAAATCTATGTGAGTGACTTTTTCGATTTTTCAATTTACGTGGATGCGGATATTGAAAATGTTGAAAAGTGGTATTTAGAACGCTTCGAAATGCTGATGGATCGGGCTAAAGACCATCCCGATAACTACTACTACAACTATGCCATAGGAGACCGGCAAGATGCGATTAACATGGCTAAGGCAGTTTGGCGGTCTGTCAACTTAAAGAACCTCGAAGAATATATTGCACCGACAATGACGCGTGCCGATCTGATTATTCATAAATCTGATAATCACTTTATCGACTATCTTCAGATCAAAAAATATTAA
- the mvk gene encoding mevalonate kinase, with the protein MTTNIGKAHGKIILMGEHAVVYGEPSIALPFPAVEMIASVSAYEGPVRLDCSYYHGIADDMPEILQSLKKAIELALESLKQPYENLAINIESAIPPERGMGSSAAVAVAVTRAIYNYFNADLDHGRLMHMVNISEKIAHGNPSGLDALTTSSLSPVYYRKGADIIPFSLKMDAYLVVGDTGVTGQTKEAVQSIADRIEKEAQPISREKIALLGKLANHAKGFLERNEAKELGEAMNQAHLLLAELGVSNKELDNLVSAAREAGALGAKLTGGGRGGCMIALANNQSETEKIRLALLNAGAVTTWMTSLNQEEGL; encoded by the coding sequence ATGACGACAAATATAGGAAAAGCTCACGGAAAAATTATCCTGATGGGAGAGCATGCGGTTGTATATGGCGAACCCTCCATTGCCCTCCCCTTTCCCGCTGTTGAAATGATCGCAAGTGTCTCAGCCTATGAAGGTCCAGTTCGACTAGACTGTTCGTATTACCACGGCATCGCCGATGATATGCCGGAAATTTTACAAAGTCTAAAAAAAGCCATTGAATTGGCTCTCGAATCATTGAAGCAACCTTATGAGAACTTAGCTATTAACATTGAAAGTGCCATTCCACCTGAAAGAGGGATGGGATCAAGTGCTGCTGTTGCTGTTGCTGTCACACGAGCCATTTATAATTATTTTAATGCTGATTTAGATCATGGTCGCTTGATGCACATGGTTAATATTTCTGAAAAAATTGCTCATGGTAATCCAAGCGGGTTAGATGCCCTCACAACCAGTAGTTTGTCGCCCGTTTACTATCGTAAAGGCGCTGACATTATTCCTTTTTCACTGAAAATGGATGCTTATCTTGTTGTAGGTGATACTGGTGTAACTGGTCAAACCAAAGAGGCGGTGCAAAGTATTGCCGATCGTATTGAAAAAGAAGCTCAGCCGATTAGTCGAGAGAAAATTGCATTGTTGGGTAAACTAGCTAACCATGCTAAGGGTTTCCTCGAACGAAATGAAGCTAAAGAGCTAGGCGAAGCCATGAATCAAGCCCATCTTTTATTAGCTGAACTCGGTGTTTCCAATAAAGAGTTGGATAACCTAGTTTCAGCAGCAAGAGAAGCTGGTGCTCTAGGCGCAAAGCTGACTGGTGGAGGACGTGGTGGCTGTATGATTGCTTTAGCTAACAATCAAAGTGAGACTGAAAAAATCCGTCTTGCTCTATTAAATGCTGGTGCGGTAACAACTTGGATGACATCATTAAATCAGGAGGAAGGTCTATGA
- the mvaD gene encoding diphosphomevalonate decarboxylase: MTQAAVRAHTNIALIKYWGKRDEALFLPTNSSLSLTLEKLYTDTLVRFDDSLSQDHFILNGQPQAEKETQKISRFLDRFRKEAGITTFAHVESINHVPTAAGLASSASAFAALAGAANIASGLNLDLKTLSTYARQGSGSATRSIYGGFVEWNKGTSSDDSCAIPVDDADWDIGMLVVAVNRSEKKISSRVGMKQTIETSPYYPSWVETAETDIQAIKEAIKERNFERMGEIAEHSAMKMHASMLAAQPPIIYFEPASMKAIQIAHQLRDQGIPCYVTMDAGPNVKVLCRLSQAEQIKNAFKEHFSEEQLMITGPGQGIRQLTNEEYRANNWSLN; the protein is encoded by the coding sequence ATGACACAAGCAGCTGTAAGAGCTCATACAAATATTGCATTAATTAAATATTGGGGGAAAAGAGACGAAGCGCTCTTCTTGCCGACTAACAGTAGTTTGTCGTTAACGCTCGAAAAGCTTTATACTGATACATTGGTTCGGTTTGATGACAGCTTAAGTCAAGACCATTTTATTTTGAATGGTCAGCCCCAAGCCGAGAAAGAAACACAAAAAATTAGCCGTTTCTTAGATCGTTTTAGAAAAGAAGCTGGTATAACAACCTTTGCTCATGTTGAGAGTATTAATCATGTTCCAACAGCAGCTGGTTTAGCCTCTTCTGCTTCTGCTTTTGCTGCACTAGCGGGGGCTGCTAATATTGCTAGTGGATTAAACTTAGATTTAAAGACATTATCAACCTATGCAAGACAAGGCAGTGGTAGTGCAACGAGAAGTATTTACGGTGGTTTTGTTGAATGGAACAAAGGAACCTCTTCTGACGATTCATGTGCGATTCCTGTTGATGATGCAGATTGGGATATTGGGATGCTAGTTGTGGCCGTTAACCGTTCTGAGAAGAAGATTTCTAGTCGGGTTGGCATGAAACAAACCATTGAAACCTCTCCTTATTATCCGTCTTGGGTTGAAACAGCTGAAACAGATATTCAAGCCATTAAAGAAGCCATTAAAGAACGCAACTTTGAACGAATGGGTGAAATTGCCGAACATAGTGCGATGAAAATGCATGCCTCTATGTTAGCAGCACAACCCCCTATTATTTACTTCGAACCAGCTAGTATGAAAGCTATCCAAATCGCTCACCAACTGCGTGACCAAGGCATTCCGTGTTATGTTACAATGGATGCTGGCCCAAATGTGAAGGTGCTCTGCCGCCTCTCACAAGCTGAACAAATAAAAAATGCTTTTAAAGAACATTTTTCTGAAGAACAATTAATGATTACAGGACCAGGCCAAGGTATTCGTCAACTAACAAATGAAGAATATCGCGCCAATAACTGGTCATTGAACTAG